The genomic DNA TAGAGACATGTAAAAAAACGGCAGATATCATTTTGATTACTGAAAAAGATTCGGTAAGATTTCCTATCCTAAAAGATTGTTCTCTTCCAATTGCCTATTTAAAAGTTGAAGTAAAGATTAAAAGCGGGGCGTTAGACTTTAAAGACTGTGTGTCGCGGCTATGCGAGTATTAATTTCGTTCATGGCATATCGTTCATAGTTCATCGAAAATATTTATACCATAAAGGCAAATCGAACTACGAATCACGAGATACGAACTACGAAATGTTTTATTCAGGAACAATCAGTTCTTGTCCTACTCTTACCTTATTTGGATCGTCAATATCGTTTGCATCCATAAGTTCATCAATTGTTGTATTATAAGCGCTGGCAATCTCGGAAAGTGTTTCTCCCGACTGAATAACATGGATACCGTCTTTAGATGTTAATACGGATGATCGTTTTGATGATGTGCGTTTATGTGATGAAATCTTGCTGATTTGAGCCATAATACGCTCATTCTCACGGGTTACTTCATCAAGTACAGCATTAAGCCTATTGTTAAAGATTTTAGAGCTTTCTACTCGTTTAGTATCAGCCGAAACAACAGCGTTGTGCAGCTTTTTGAGTTTTTGCTCTATAACTGTATTGTTTTGTATAATAGATGACTTAAGCTCAGCTAATTCTTTCTCGAGATCTTCAGTTTTTTTGTTCGCTTCAGCAACTTTCCACTTGACTTCATCCGTTACAGAGCGGGTCTTATATAATTCTTCCGAAACATTTGACTTAATAGACTGAAACTCATCTTTTCTGACGACATCATTATCTGTTGCACACCCTGAGGTGAGAAAAAACGCCGTCAGAATTAATGTATACATCGATATAGTTGTATTTTTATAATTCATAGAATGTATAGTATCTTATCTTAATGCTATTATTGAGATATTAGAAAATGCGCACGTCTATTTTTATCCCATGCTTTCTTATCGTGTCCGCGATCTGCAGGATATTCTTCACCATAGCTGATAGTGTGTATCTTATTTGCCCCAACCCCCCAGTTTGATATGTACCGCCTTACTGCAAGAGCTCTATATTCTCCCAATGCAAGATTGTATTCTTTTGATCCACGTTCGTCACAGTGGCCTTCAACCATAACGTGTTTTTCAGGATTCTTTTTCATCCAACTGGCAATGTTTTTGAGTATTGCCTTAGAGTCATTGCGAATATCTGATTTATTGTAATCAAAATGTACATCCTGAAATTCTACGACGCCTTTCGGTTCGTAAAAGTTAATATTTATTTCGCTTAAAGGAATATCTTCAGGGCTGATAGCTGACTTATCTGTTGTTACTTTCTTCTTGGCGCATCCTGTTATTGAGAAGCATGCGATACCAATAATACACATTGAGAGAATAAAACGTTTTGCTATCATGACCGGTACCTCCTTAGTTAAATTTATTGTGACCAATTAGGATTCAACGCATTAGACGGAATCTTGTCTAATTGTATCGGATTTTTATCATAAATATCAACAATATTTATTGATGGAACATGATTTTTTGTGGAAGTATAAATTATATGTCTTCCATCAGGTGCCCATGAAGGGTCTTCGTTATCAATTTTGTTAGACGTAATAGTGCTGGTAATGCCATTTTCCGAGTTAATAGTATGTATTTGAAACTTTCTACCTATAAGGGAAGAATATGCGATTAAATCTCCTTTTGGAGACCATGCGGGAGCGGTATTGTATCCACCCCTAAAGGTCAATCGTCTCAGATTGGCTCCATTCTTGTTCATGATATATAATTGTGGAGAACCGCTTCTGTTTGATACAAAAACAATGTTATTGCCGTCGGGAGACCATGAAGGGGAGGTGTCAATGCTGCGGCTGTGAGTAAGGCGTTTAAGTTTTCCTGTAGTGAGATTCTTGCTGTATATCTCTGGGTTACCGTCTCTACTTAACGTGAGAGCAATAACGGTACTGTTAGGAGCAAAAGTTGCGGTTGCGTTAAGTCCTGGGCTTGAAGATAATACTTTTCTAGTATTTTTAGCTAGATCAATAATGAATATTTGGGGCTTATTATTTTTAAATGAAGTGTATAGGATCTTTGTCCCGTCAGGTGACCATTTTGGATAAAGGGCAATTGAATTATCATGGGTTAATTTCTTTATGTTGTATCCGTCGTAATCCATTGAACATATTTCTCTTCCTTTACCGCTTTCCATAGCGAAAGTAATTTTTGATAGGGCAATGCCCTGCTCACCGGTTATAGCTTTTACTATATCGTTGCTGACATGGTGCATAAGACGTCTTTTTTTTGAAAGACTGTCAGCATACAGCTTGTTAAATATTTTTTTGCCGTCACTTACGGAATATACCGAGACCTGAACAGTGATATCGCTGTTATTCTCACTGTATGTTCCTTTGATTACCATATCAGCACCAATACGTTTCCATTCAGCATAATTGATTCTTCCTGTTTTTGTATCAAGATGTTCGGTTTCTGCTACAAATGTGTGTTCTTTAACAGAGATAAAATACCCTGAGAGAACGAGATCATTCGAAAGGATCAAGCTTGCACGTGCTGCATTTGTCTTCATTTCTTTAGATCCGCTTTTAGGTGTAAAGTAGGGAACAGCAATTCGAATCTTATTGTAAAAGTTTTTTGAAATATTGAGATACACTTCCTGAGCACTGTGGGTAGAGTAGGGTAGTAAAAGACTCAAGATCGTAAATATAACAAATAATCTGAAAGATTTTTTCGCAAGCATGAGTGTGTTTTTCCGTTTTACTTATTTAAATCAAATTTAATGTTAATGTCAAGGTATTCACCTTTATATTCTGGGGGTAACGGTGGAAACGGTTCTGCATCCTTTACTGCTTTAATGACAGATGCATTTACCTCTTTTCTGTAACAGGCTTCTTTGATCTTTAGTTTTGATACTTTTCCATCTCTATAAACTCTAAAAAAGACTACGGCTGATAAGGTGTTGTCAGGGATTATGAGCCCGCTTGGTTCTTCCCAGTTTTTAGATATTTTTTTGTGTAAGACATCAAGATACCATGCGAATGGGAGATTTGAGATATTTTTCTTTCCGATGTCAATTTTAAGCGTCTTTTTTTGTGTTGGTTCTTTCTGGGGGGTAGGTGTGACATCTTCAACTTGTGAAAGCCGTTTCTCAAGCCTTTCTTTAAGTGTTGGGGGCTTCTTTTTTTTGATGGTTCTTTTCTTCTTCCTTTTTGAATAGACGTTTTTAGATATTTTTTTGCGTTGTGGGTTTCTCTTAACTGTTTTTTTTGTAGTTTGTTTGATAGCTTTTTTCTTGGCCGCTGGTTTTTCGGTTTTTAGAGGTTGTATTTGCGAAAGATTGATGGGTTGTACCGGAACAAAATAATATTTGTGAGCGGTCATGCTTGATACAGCAATAATAATGGTTATAACCGTGCAATGAAGCACTGCCGACACTGATGCAGCTTTTTTTGTTTCTGTATCAATACACTTTTTTATGAAGGTAACGATTGTACGAAACATTATTTTCTTATTTTTCTCTTTTCGGTAGCTATACCGGTATTATGCAGTCCGGCGTTTCTGAGCATGTCCAGTACGGTGACAACAGTTTTAAATCTAAGATCTTTATCTGCTCGAATGACAATAAATGATTCTGGTTTCGTTTTAGCTAGGTAATCAAGCCGTTTTTTGAGGTCCTCTAATGTAAGCCGTGTCTCACCAAAATAGATCTTGTTGTCTTCAGCGATCGATATCGTAAGATTATCTGGACTGGCAAGTTTCTTTGTTGTTGCCTTCGGTAATCTTACTTTTATGCCTTGCTGTATTATTGGTGCCACGATTAAAAATATGATCAGAAGTACGAGTGTTACATCGACAAGCGAGGTAACATTAATTTCACTTCTTAATGCTGAGGGGGTTCTACTCCATTGTGTTCTTCTCATTATTAACCTGCGGTTCGGAACATTTTACCTATACAATTTATATAAACCTAATTTTGCATATACAGTTTTTCTATAGTCGAAATATATTCTGAAGCAAAATTATCCATTTCAGTCGTGAGTGCTCGTACTCTATCAACAAGATAGTTATATGCAATCATTGCCGGTATAGCTACGGCAAGACCGGCCGCGGTTGTTATTAAAGCTTCTGCTATTCCCGGAGCGATAACTTCGATATTACCTGATCCTTCTATGCCGATCATTCTGAAAGCGCCCATAATACCCCATACTGTGCCGAAAAGGCCGATAAATGGACACGCACTCGATGCTGTTGCAAGAATAATGAGCGATTTTTCGAGCTGCATTATCTGGTCTGCAATAGTCCTTTTAAGTGAATTTTCTATGCCGTCAAGCTGGACTATTGATAGTCTGCCGTTTGTGTTGTTCATATGGTAAAAAAGATCTTTGCATCCTTCATGATATATTATCTCAAGAGGGGAGCTCGTAACGAGGGTCTCTTTCTCGTTAAACAAATGAAGAGGGTTGTTCGGATCGTTTCTGTATGAACGCAAAAATGTTCTAGATGTGTTTTGCGCATTCCTGATTGTCTTAAATTTTAATACAATTATTGCCCATACATAGATTGAAATAATAAAGAGCAGGATAAGAATAGTTATTCCCATCCATCCCGAAGATTTTATTGCAGAAAAAAGGGCGTTATCCATACATTATGTCTCCTGAAAATTGTTTGCCGTTCCACACATAGTATATAGTATAAAGCAAATCTTTGATTAGTCAAAGGCTAATGTTTTGGATTTGACGGAAATGAAATTAGAGTGTATGATGCTAGTTCTTTCATACACAAAAGAGGATAAAATGGATAGTTTAAGCCCATATTTAGAGTTTTTGATACCGCATGAGTTGATACATCTTTCCGTGGCGGTATTATTCGGAATACTGATTTACCGCTGGTATGAATCTTTTCATCTGGTAGCGCTTTTGATAGGGATATCCCTCTTTATGGATGTTGACCATTTGTTTGATTGCGTGATGGCATTAGGCAGTAATTTTAATGTTAAGGATATGGTTCAGGGGACATACTGGGCTCATACGGATAAACTCTTTGTGCTTTTGCATTCATGGGAGTTACTCATACCGGTGTGGGTCATATGCTGTATTAAGAAGAGGTTTGATATCGGAGTCACGATAACACTAGCATTTTTGGGTCATATTCTTGTTGATCAGTTCACCTACACGATGCATCCATTAGCATACTCATTTATCTATAGAATGCTTCATGGATTTAAATCAGCGTATTTTACCGGTGAGTCATTTTTACTACACTGACATTTGTGATGATGTTCTATTTTTTCTTAGAAAATAGTTTTTTAATAAGGATCAATTCACCCATTTCGTTTTTCTCAATATTGTGACCTACATACTGCAGAACGTATCCGAGAATAAAAATTAATACACCTAAAAGAACTGATACTTTCATTGCAATGATACCGGCAACAAAGGTTAGAGGTATCCCTATTGCATGAAGTACAGCATTTATTGGATGTTTGTGCCGTGAACACCAGATTTCAATTCCTTTTTTTAGATCCATAATGTTTCCTTTCTATATAATTAATATTAAGTATGATTTAAAGTGTACTTAATATTGTATGAATAGTCAAAGATTTTGTATTTCGTTTAATATGTGCTTGTATGTGTTGCGTTAAATTGCATATAACAATCTAAAGTTATGTTAGTATATCTTATGTTGGTATAAAGTATGTTTAGTTGTAATATATATGGTATAGATAATATAGAATGCATTAAGTAAGAAATAATATTGACAAGATTGAATAGATTGTGCATAATTGCATTTAATAAAAATAAGAGGGGATAAAATTGAAGCTTTTAACCGTTAAAGAAACAGCAGATATCTTAAGATGTTCTCAGGAACATGTAAGACGACTTTTAAGGGCTGGTAAGCTTAGGGGTTTCAGTGAGGGACGGAGAAGCGGGTTCAGGATTTTAGAAAAAGACCTTGAAGAATATGTTGCTAAAAAGATACGTGATGCAATGCTTAATAAAGAGAATCTGCCTTCAGAATCAGAAGGCACTTCAGATACAACGGAGGGACATTAATGATTAACGGAATGGATCCTATATATAATTTGTGGAATTTGGTTTTTAAAACCGGGAAAAAAGAGCAGGATGCTCAGTCAAAAATGAGGGTTCCGCGCACATATAAAAATAAAGATGAGGAACTTTCAGATATTTATAAAAAACAAATGGCATTGATTCTTGACGGCCCTGATCGAAAAGGGTGGAGAAATCGTTAGAGATTTTTAGAGTGTTGATGGTATACTACAACGGTACGAGAGTGTCTGCGATGCATACGCTTGTATCGTTTTTTTTATTATGTATAAATAATCCAAAGTAAAAAACATATAGAAAGGTATTCGAATGAAAACATTAATTACCGGTGCAACAGGTCTAGTGGGAAGTAATCTTGTTGAAAGACTCAGTAAAGACAGTAATAACACAATGAGAGTTATTGTACGAAAAGACAGTGATCAGTCATTCCTCAAAACTCTTCCTAATATTGAATTCTATTATGGTGATATTAGAGATGCGTCGTCACTTGCTGATGCGTTTAAAGATATTGATGTCGTGTTTCATTGTGCTGCACTCGTGAGTGATTGGGCAAGCAGGGAAGAAATGTATGATGTTAATGTAAATGGTCTCAAAAATATGATGGATGGTGCGCTTAAAGCGAACATTCAAAGGTTTGTCTACGTTTCTTCAATGGTTGTTCTCGGGATGGACCCGCAGGACCATCTTGATGAGCTCGCACCGTATGTTCATACCGGCGACAATTATAATTATACTAAGATCGAAGCTGAAAAATTGGCTTTAAAATATTGTATGGATAAAAACCTCAAGATAGTTATTATTCGACCGCCATATATTTACGGGCCGCGTGATCGGCAGTTATTTCCACGTGTGTTGAAGTATCTTGAAAACGGTAAATATACTTATATTGACGGGGGAAACAATCCGCTTAATTTAGTGTATGTCGGTAATCTCGTTGATGCCTTGATTAAGGCCGCTACAGTCGAAAATGCGCCGGCAAATATTTATCATATTACTGACGGAGAAGATATCACCAGAAGAGAACTTATTGAAACAATGTGCGACGTACTTGGATACAAAAAACCTCAAAAATCAATGTCACTAAAATTTGCACGTATTGTTTCAGATATACTCGAGTTTGTGAGCAAAGCTTGTAAATCTAAAACAGCTCCAATACTGAATAAGTTTCGCATAAAGTTTATGTCTACACCGCTTACATTTAATATTACGAAGGCAAGGGAGCAGCTTGGATATAATCCACGTTCTACACGTGAGTGTATAAAAGAAACACTTGAATCTCTAAAAGATAGCAAATAAACAGATACTTCGTATCTTTCTATTTGTGGATTGTCTCTTGTTATTAAATATCATGAAATGATTGTCTTGTGAATCCTCATTGAGAGTTTTAAAGTAAAAGTCTCGAAGAGACAAAAAAATTGACAAGATACTTATTCACGATTACACTACTGCTATCCTTGTAAGTTATAACCAGATTTTTGTATAGGAACAAGTTAATGCATATGAAACGCACACCTCTATATGATGCTCATATAAAACATAATGCGAGCATAGTCAATTTTAATGGCTGGGAAATGCCTATCCAATACGAAGGGATTATTGCTGAACATAATGCTGTACGTCAAAGCGTCGGTATTTTTGATATATGTCACATGGGTGTTATTGAGATCACGGGTAAAGATGCATTATTTTTTTGTCAATATATCATAACTAATGATGTTTCAAAGATAAGTGATGGCAAAGCTATCTATTCACCGGTTTGTAATGAACGCGGTGGAACGGTAGATGATGTGCTTTTGTATAGGTACAATACAGAAAAATTCAGATTTGTGGTGAATGCAGCAAATATCGAGAAAGATTATGATTGGCTCTCACTGCAAAAAGGTGATTATAAAGTTGAAATAAAAAACCTTAGCGCTAATTTGGGAATACTTGCAGTGCAGGGGCCTAACACAATGCCACTTTTTGATTCGCTTTTTGGTAGGGCAGTGCAATCACTTCCATATTATGGTTTTGTTGATATAGACATAGATAACCAGCCAGTACAGATATCGCGTACAGGGTACACGGGAGAAGTTGGTTTTGAGCTATACTTTAAAAGAGAGCATGCTCGCACTTATTGGGATCTATTGTATGATAAAGGAAAAAAATATGGAATTAAACCCATAGGTCTCGGTGCACGTGATACTTTGCGGCTTGAAATGGCATACAGCTTATACGGTCATGAACTTACAGACAATATTTCACCTCTTCAAGCGGGATTGGCATGGACAATTGCGTTTAATAAAGATACTTTTATTGGAAAAGAAGCGTTACTGAAAGAGAAGGAAGCAGGTGTTACTCAAAAGCTCATTGCTTTTAAAATGACCGATCGGTCAATTCCGCGTGCGGGTAACGCAATAAAAAATATGGGAAAGAAAATTGGCTTTGTTTCTAGCGGAACATTTTCTCCGTCTTTAAGGATAGGGATAGGACTTGGGTATGTTGATAGCCATTATGCGGTAAGAAACAGTCAGATCACTATAGAGGCGCGAGGAAGAGATAGCATCGCTAAAATCGTGAAACCGCCTTTTTATGAAAAAAAAGTTAAACAGAGGAGGAAAGATTGAATACACCTGCAGAATTAAAATACATGAAATCACATGAATGTGTTAAAGTTGAAGGAGCGAACGCTCGG from Candidatus Ancaeobacter aquaticus includes the following:
- the gcvT gene encoding glycine cleavage system aminomethyltransferase GcvT translates to MKRTPLYDAHIKHNASIVNFNGWEMPIQYEGIIAEHNAVRQSVGIFDICHMGVIEITGKDALFFCQYIITNDVSKISDGKAIYSPVCNERGGTVDDVLLYRYNTEKFRFVVNAANIEKDYDWLSLQKGDYKVEIKNLSANLGILAVQGPNTMPLFDSLFGRAVQSLPYYGFVDIDIDNQPVQISRTGYTGEVGFELYFKREHARTYWDLLYDKGKKYGIKPIGLGARDTLRLEMAYSLYGHELTDNISPLQAGLAWTIAFNKDTFIGKEALLKEKEAGVTQKLIAFKMTDRSIPRAGNAIKNMGKKIGFVSSGTFSPSLRIGIGLGYVDSHYAVRNSQITIEARGRDSIAKIVKPPFYEKKVKQRRKD
- the pal gene encoding peptidoglycan-associated lipoprotein Pal; the protein is MIAKRFILSMCIIGIACFSITGCAKKKVTTDKSAISPEDIPLSEININFYEPKGVVEFQDVHFDYNKSDIRNDSKAILKNIASWMKKNPEKHVMVEGHCDERGSKEYNLALGEYRALAVRRYISNWGVGANKIHTISYGEEYPADRGHDKKAWDKNRRAHFLISQ
- a CDS encoding biopolymer transporter ExbD; this encodes MRRTQWSRTPSALRSEINVTSLVDVTLVLLIIFLIVAPIIQQGIKVRLPKATTKKLASPDNLTISIAEDNKIYFGETRLTLEDLKKRLDYLAKTKPESFIVIRADKDLRFKTVVTVLDMLRNAGLHNTGIATEKRKIRK
- a CDS encoding energy transducer TonB, coding for MFRTIVTFIKKCIDTETKKAASVSAVLHCTVITIIIAVSSMTAHKYYFVPVQPINLSQIQPLKTEKPAAKKKAIKQTTKKTVKRNPQRKKISKNVYSKRKKKRTIKKKKPPTLKERLEKRLSQVEDVTPTPQKEPTQKKTLKIDIGKKNISNLPFAWYLDVLHKKISKNWEEPSGLIIPDNTLSAVVFFRVYRDGKVSKLKIKEACYRKEVNASVIKAVKDAEPFPPLPPEYKGEYLDINIKFDLNK
- the tolB gene encoding Tol-Pal system beta propeller repeat protein TolB; translated protein: MLAKKSFRLFVIFTILSLLLPYSTHSAQEVYLNISKNFYNKIRIAVPYFTPKSGSKEMKTNAARASLILSNDLVLSGYFISVKEHTFVAETEHLDTKTGRINYAEWKRIGADMVIKGTYSENNSDITVQVSVYSVSDGKKIFNKLYADSLSKKRRLMHHVSNDIVKAITGEQGIALSKITFAMESGKGREICSMDYDGYNIKKLTHDNSIALYPKWSPDGTKILYTSFKNNKPQIFIIDLAKNTRKVLSSSPGLNATATFAPNSTVIALTLSRDGNPEIYSKNLTTGKLKRLTHSRSIDTSPSWSPDGNNIVFVSNRSGSPQLYIMNKNGANLRRLTFRGGYNTAPAWSPKGDLIAYSSLIGRKFQIHTINSENGITSTITSNKIDNEDPSWAPDGRHIIYTSTKNHVPSINIVDIYDKNPIQLDKIPSNALNPNWSQ
- a CDS encoding NAD-dependent epimerase/dehydratase family protein produces the protein MKTLITGATGLVGSNLVERLSKDSNNTMRVIVRKDSDQSFLKTLPNIEFYYGDIRDASSLADAFKDIDVVFHCAALVSDWASREEMYDVNVNGLKNMMDGALKANIQRFVYVSSMVVLGMDPQDHLDELAPYVHTGDNYNYTKIEAEKLALKYCMDKNLKIVIIRPPYIYGPRDRQLFPRVLKYLENGKYTYIDGGNNPLNLVYVGNLVDALIKAATVENAPANIYHITDGEDITRRELIETMCDVLGYKKPQKSMSLKFARIVSDILEFVSKACKSKTAPILNKFRIKFMSTPLTFNITKAREQLGYNPRSTRECIKETLESLKDSK
- a CDS encoding LysM peptidoglycan-binding domain-containing protein produces the protein MNYKNTTISMYTLILTAFFLTSGCATDNDVVRKDEFQSIKSNVSEELYKTRSVTDEVKWKVAEANKKTEDLEKELAELKSSIIQNNTVIEQKLKKLHNAVVSADTKRVESSKIFNNRLNAVLDEVTRENERIMAQISKISSHKRTSSKRSSVLTSKDGIHVIQSGETLSEIASAYNTTIDELMDANDIDDPNKVRVGQELIVPE
- a CDS encoding MotA/TolQ/ExbB proton channel family protein; the protein is MDNALFSAIKSSGWMGITILILLFIISIYVWAIIVLKFKTIRNAQNTSRTFLRSYRNDPNNPLHLFNEKETLVTSSPLEIIYHEGCKDLFYHMNNTNGRLSIVQLDGIENSLKRTIADQIMQLEKSLIILATASSACPFIGLFGTVWGIMGAFRMIGIEGSGNIEVIAPGIAEALITTAAGLAVAIPAMIAYNYLVDRVRALTTEMDNFASEYISTIEKLYMQN
- a CDS encoding DUF962 domain-containing protein, which gives rise to MDLKKGIEIWCSRHKHPINAVLHAIGIPLTFVAGIIAMKVSVLLGVLIFILGYVLQYVGHNIEKNEMGELILIKKLFSKKK
- a CDS encoding helix-turn-helix domain-containing protein, whose product is MKLLTVKETADILRCSQEHVRRLLRAGKLRGFSEGRRSGFRILEKDLEEYVAKKIRDAMLNKENLPSESEGTSDTTEGH